The Ostrinia nubilalis chromosome 30, ilOstNubi1.1, whole genome shotgun sequence DNA segment GTTCCATTCCCCTCCGTCGGGGTACCCGTTCTCCCTGAGGGTAGTAGCCAGCACCAACCGAAACTTTTCGCCCAACTCCATCGGATAAATCCAGGAATTAATGTCCAAAATTAGATCCATTTTGAACGATTCTGATTCGCAGTGTAATCGACTCACGCGGTCGAATTTCTTGCCTTCTGGATCCATGTCCTTAACGTTGAATATGTCCTCAAACAGAACGCCTGCCATTGTTGGATATTTCAGTACCTTTTAGCGCTGTAAatggtattttttaattttttcatcaGCCTCGAAAAGATCGCGAGTTTTTGTTGACGAGGAAACGTCAAAAATGACAAATGCGCTACATGCATTATTTGAACGTTTAAGGAGCGTTTGGTATTTCCTGTGGGTATTTCTCTACGACTGAAATTTTATCTTGAAAATTTTACGATTTATATTGTTCAGCTTATGAAAAAGGttcctttttattatttttagagaaTTTTCATAATATAAGTGTgttaaaatcataattaaagCATTTTAATCTGATTTATTCATTTCATAATAAACGACTATGCGTTTAGTTAGCTCAGCTGGTTGTTGGCAACAATCGTCGAAATATGGTCGCGTtgctacaaaattaaaaaactaaCCTCCAACAACGCGCATTGCACGTGTCTCTTCTTTGTTTGTGCATTTATCGTGGTAATTTACATACAGTGCCCTAAATTAGGGCACTAGATTGTTTGTGTGACTCTTCAAAGAGGTCACGAATATTATTTGCGTTGAATAATCGCGAATAAACCGCTATGACGGACGTGCTACCACCCGGCGGGGAAGTCTTCTCcgagaagaaaaagaagaaaaataaggAAGGAGTGTCGCTGGGAGCCTACCAGAAGCTTGGGGACTTCAAGATCGAGCCATCGGAGAGCGTGAGCAAGCTAGACACTGCGTATTGGCCGCTGTTACTGAAGAATTTCGACCGACTCAATGTGCGCACTAACCATTACACGCCTCTGCCTTTTGGCCATTCGCCTCTGAAGCGGCCCATCACCGATTACATCAAGTCTGGATTCATCAACGTGGACAAGCCGAGCAACCCGAGCTCCCACGAAGTCGTGTCATGGATAAAACGTATTCTGAAAGTGGAAAAAACCGGGCATTCGGGCACGCTCGATCCGAAAGTGACAGGTTGTCTGATCGTGTGCATCGACAGGGCGACGAGACTCGTAAAATCCCAGCAAAACGCCGGAAAAGAGTATGTTGCTGTCTTCAGCTTGCATTCTGCTGTGGAAAGTATAAAAAAAGTCACACAAGGACTGGAGAAACTCCGTGGCGCGCTGTTCCAACGGCCTCCACTAATATCGGCTGTGAAGAGACAGCTGCGAGTCCGGTCTGTGTACGATAGCAAACTACTGGACTTCGATCAGGAACGTAACATCGGTGTGTTCTGGGTGAGCTGTGAGGCTGGTTCGTACATCCGTACCATGTGTGTGCATCTGGGCCTGATGCTGGGCGTTGGGGGCCAGATGATCGAGCTTCGTCGAGTACGCTCCGGCATCCAAGGCGAGAAGGAAGGTATGGTGACGATGCATGATATTTTAGATGCGCAATGGGCGTATGAAAATCACAAAGATGAGACGTACATTAGGAGAGTTATAAAGCCACTGGAAGGCTTGTTAATTGCACACAAAAGAATTTTCATCAAGGACAGTGCGGTGAACGCTGTGTGTTACGGAGCGAAGGTGCTGCTGCCTGGTGTACTGAGGTACGAAGACGGTATAGAAATAGATCAAGAAATTGTAATCGTCACCACCAAAGGCGAGGCTGTGGCTCTGGCGATTGCGCTTATGACCACATCAACGATGGCTTCGTGCGATCACGGCGTCGCAGCGAAATTGAAGAGAGTCATCATGGAGCGTGACACATATCCCAGAAAGTGGGGCTTGGGACCCAAAGCATCCCAGAAGAAGCAGCTTATTTCGCAGGGAAAACTTGATAAATATGGAAAGCCTAACGAAAACACGCCATCGGAGTGGCTAAACAGTTATGTCGACTACAAGCCCCCCAAGAGCAAGAGTGAAAACGCTGAAAACGGTGACGCAGAAGAAGAAACTACGAGGAAAAGGACAGCGAGCACTGCTAATGCTGACGACCCCAACAATTCGACTGAGCTGAAGtcagagaaaaagaaaaaaaagaaaaaacgcGACCAAGAGGAAGCCGCAGACGGTGATGCGACCATGGACGGCACGACAGAAGACGCCGATGACTCTGCAcgtaaagaaaagaaaaaaaagaagaagaaagacaGGGAACAAGAGAGACAGGACGAATGAAAACTTGAGTTAGTTATGTAAGTATATTGTTTTGACGTTTTATAATGTGATGGAGACAATCAGTAAATCAGTTTGCACGAgaagttttattttacttaagaagATGTTCttataataacaatttttatcctTAACTAGCATTTTCACTAGACTAGATTATAGGGAATATCGTGTTATCTCTAGAAAACATTCTGTTGGTAGATGCCAAATATATAATTGTTTTAGAGCTAGACTATTTAGAGACAACCATAAAGAAGTGACTAACTCAAAGATTGAAATGTAACGTAACATGTTATTTTAAGTGCCTATTGAAACTATATTGTAAAATTGAGTGCTAAAACATAACAACAATCCATATGCGCGTAAGCTTTATATAAAACATATTGAATTATAGCATTTTTCtcatataaaattacattatattaGCAAAGATACATCTCCTATTTTTATAGTGATATGTTTTGTTGAAATTCTAAGGTCTGTATTGTGAAATTACACTATAAACTCACAGATTGAAGTCTAGTATTGGTTTTTTTCAATGAATGCTTGAATTAGTTTAGTAGATTCATACTTAGGTATCATTTTATAATACAGACCTTAGGTATAATAAATGATGAATGCATATTTTATAGGTGTGCTAGTTAAGCTACAATTTCCTTTGTAAATACGGGTTCGATTCGTTTACTAATCCCATTCTCATAAGTTGACACTAATTCACAATTCAGCGCAATGCCACTGAATAATATTCATTATAAAAACTCCAGaaaaactgattttaaaaatctagcaaatgaattatttttgaaattggGGTTCTTCAGACCGTTTTTTGTATAAAACGCACGTTTTTTAAGTCAGTCGcatgtttttaatgaaattgtGTTCCAAAAAACACCTTTCTGAAACAGTCCCTAAGAAAAACCTAGATTTAAGTAATACATtgttacttaaaattataactTGCATATTTTCATGCACCGCTTTGAATTGTAAATAAGTGAAATATTATTAGTTTAAGTTAGTTCTAAGTTAAGTTGTTACTAGCCATGAGGGCTTGGTACGATAAATGTTGATCAGAAGGCTTGCAGGACGGATTGCCATATCTTAGTTCGGTGATTTTCATTTGTACTGTGTAAGACGTGTTGCAATCAACATTAAATTGAAATAAGGATATTTGTGTTTGATTTTCTTCTAAAACAACCCTAATAATAATCCTAGTATTCttctttaggtaggtacctaacagACGCACGTCTCATAGGCTGGTGTTAAACAGAGCTTGACTAGACAATGACCTCAGAAAATAGCACTATACTTCTGGTTTTGTGCATAATAGTGTACCTAGAATGTGCTATCAAATCCGTATCAAAATGTTTACAGTCCCCTAAGTTATGTGGAAGCTAAGAACAGGTTAAGTACTCCTTGAGCTTGCATGCAAAGTAAAGCAGCTTGCATAAAATGCATCACATCATAATGATTCCAAATTGCACTTATAATTTTTAATCTGATttcattatttagttttgcGATCAGTCATAATGATGTACCTACGGCTACGGCACCTACCCGTTTGTATTATGAATTAGCCATCTTTTATGATCCATCTTTTACGTTTGAGAAATCGAACCTTGATCCACGGTATACAAACTAACCACTCGGTATTTGGgtagtttattttaataaaaatcttttttgtCATTCGTTTCGTGAAACGTGTGTGGGACGGAACGTGTTTGACAACCATCAAATTGACATTGACGGAAGCAGATAGCAAAAAAAACtggttttttgtgattttcgtaAAATGAAAGTGCTTCCTTTAGCCTTATTTCTTTGTTATTTGTTTGATTAATGTTAGTAAAATTTGTGTTTAATACTCAATCCTGTCACCATGGCGGTCCACATTGAATTGGACAGCGATTTGTATACGTATGAGTACTTTCTGCAAGATGATGTGTGTAGATTGTGTTGGGGCAAAGACGCTGTTTGCGAGATCTTTGCGAAACCTTCGGAGAATCAGCAGATCTTGAAGAATGTGCTACTAGAGAAGATAAGAGAATGCCTGGAATTGGACATAAAGGAAGGCACGCACCCGTACAAGGCTTGTTTAAGTTGTTACAGTAAGATAGAGGAGTTCTACATGTTCAAACAAGTGTGTAAAGAAACAAATAGGCGTTTGCACGATATATTCACTAAACACAGTaaattattaaatgaaaatatcgattataatgtcaaaattgaaaaagatgATACCGATTACTCAGATCTGGAGACTAAAGCGGACTGGATAATATTTGAAAGCGTTAACGAAACAGACAATGATAGCGACCACTCCGATATTGATGTAAAATCAAAACCGTtgagaaagaaaaaaaagagtTCGTACAAAAAGTTACGAACTCCCACGTATTGTAATATTTGTAGGCTAGATTTGGAAACAGTGGAGAATCTCGCTCAGCATAATGAGCAAGCACACGGTATAGAGGAAAAGAGTGGTATGTTCAAATGTTTCGGTTGTGATAAACGGTTTAAGCATCGTAAGACAAGACTGGGACACGAGATAGCTGTGTGTAAAGGTTTGAAAGATGGTTACAAGTGTCCGAAATGTGATCGGTACCTGCCCAAGCGAGGGATGTACGAAGCCCACATGAGAGATCACCGGACGCAGCCAAACGTTGAGTTGCCAGAAGATATATTTCAGTGTTTCAAATGTTTAACGTATTTTAAGA contains these protein-coding regions:
- the LOC135086191 gene encoding DNA-directed RNA polymerases I, II, and III subunit RPABC3 — protein: MAGVLFEDIFNVKDMDPEGKKFDRVSRLHCESESFKMDLILDINSWIYPMELGEKFRLVLATTLRENGYPDGGEWNPLETEGNRADSFEYVMSGKVYRIEGDEAAMEPASRLAAYVSFGGLLMRLQGDANNLHGFEVDQHMYLLMKKLAF
- the LOC135086075 gene encoding H/ACA ribonucleoprotein complex subunit 4 gives rise to the protein MTDVLPPGGEVFSEKKKKKNKEGVSLGAYQKLGDFKIEPSESVSKLDTAYWPLLLKNFDRLNVRTNHYTPLPFGHSPLKRPITDYIKSGFINVDKPSNPSSHEVVSWIKRILKVEKTGHSGTLDPKVTGCLIVCIDRATRLVKSQQNAGKEYVAVFSLHSAVESIKKVTQGLEKLRGALFQRPPLISAVKRQLRVRSVYDSKLLDFDQERNIGVFWVSCEAGSYIRTMCVHLGLMLGVGGQMIELRRVRSGIQGEKEGMVTMHDILDAQWAYENHKDETYIRRVIKPLEGLLIAHKRIFIKDSAVNAVCYGAKVLLPGVLRYEDGIEIDQEIVIVTTKGEAVALAIALMTTSTMASCDHGVAAKLKRVIMERDTYPRKWGLGPKASQKKQLISQGKLDKYGKPNENTPSEWLNSYVDYKPPKSKSENAENGDAEEETTRKRTASTANADDPNNSTELKSEKKKKKKKRDQEEAADGDATMDGTTEDADDSARKEKKKKKKKDREQERQDE
- the LOC135086131 gene encoding zinc finger protein 782-like is translated as MAVHIELDSDLYTYEYFLQDDVCRLCWGKDAVCEIFAKPSENQQILKNVLLEKIRECLELDIKEGTHPYKACLSCYSKIEEFYMFKQVCKETNRRLHDIFTKHSKLLNENIDYNVKIEKDDTDYSDLETKADWIIFESVNETDNDSDHSDIDVKSKPLRKKKKSSYKKLRTPTYCNICRLDLETVENLAQHNEQAHGIEEKSGMFKCFGCDKRFKHRKTRLGHEIAVCKGLKDGYKCPKCDRYLPKRGMYEAHMRDHRTQPNVELPEDIFQCFKCLTYFKTKISLQEHMAQHEPKKFVCETCGRVFSRRAYLNLHKRIHTGSKRYSCELCNYKCAQRSSFNVHMRKHTGERPFACDMCPLRCVSSSNLRAHRLRHLGAGPQYECSICNKKFGYKLSLEEHIAITHERSQSFRCSECGASYCRVRGLRRHLLAKHGKQLKYARDKTETQDRIDTQEKEIEVDRGLSQDVLQKIYQ